Below is a genomic region from Pseudomonas berkeleyensis.
TCCAGATCCATTTCGGCGGCGACTTTGATGTCGGCCTTGTCTTTCTCGGTCAGGGCTGGCGCGGTCAGGCCACCGCCGCGACGGTTGATGCCCTTGTTGTCGGACAGCGGGCCGCCGATCAGTACGCGGCAATGCAGTTCGTCGGCGCCCTTGAGTTCGACGCGCATGACCACACGGCCATCGTCGAGCAGCAGTTCGTCACCGACATCGCAGTCCTGAATCAGCGCCGGGTAGTCGATGCCGACCACTTCCTGAGTGCCGGCAGTGCGCGAGTGGCTGGAGGAGAGGCGGAACAGGTCGCCATCCTTGAGCTCGATGCGCTTGTTCTCGAACTTGGCGATGCGGATCTTCGGGCCTTGCAGGTCGCCGAGCAGCGCCACGTGGCGACCATGTTTGGCTGCCAGCTCACGCACCAGCTGGGCGCGGGCCTTGTGATCGTCGGGCGTGCCGTGGGAGAAGTTCAGGCGGGCCACATCCAGGCCCGCGAGAATCAATTGCTCGAGCACTTCCGGCGAGTTGCTGGCCGGGCCCAGGGTGGCGACGATTTTGGTACGGCGAAAGGTCATGCACGAACTCCCTAGTGAACTATGCCGGGGAGGCTACTACGGCCTTGCGCTGTAGTCATTGTTCCCGTGCACTACTCTTTGCCGCCCGGTTTGATCACCAGCAGGTCGCACTCGACCCGTTCCAGCACCCGTTCGGCGGTATGGCCGATCAGCAGGTTTTCCAGATGGCCGCGGGCGATGGCGCCCATCACCAGCAGGTCGATATTGTGCTTGCGCACGAAACGCGGGATGACTTCCTCGGCGAAACCCTCCAGCAGATGGGCCTGCGCCTTGTCGATGGCGTGCTGGGCGATCAGCGCGTCGAATGCCTGGCGATGCTCACGCGCAGAGGTGGTCACGTAGTCTTCATACTCCTGCGCTACTTCGGCGTCGAACATCAGCGAGGGGGGTAGTGGCGCCTGTGCATGTAGGTATTCGGCCTGCAGGCCGAGCTGCGCCTGCAGGGCCTGACTGGTGTTAATCAGCAGGTGATCCAGGGCCGCAGGTTTGTCGGCGCTGTGCAGCGGGTCGAGCGCGGCGCACAGGCGCTGGCCGTTCCACTGCGCATCGTGCACCAGCCACACCGGAACCGGGCTGCGACGAATCAGCTGCCAGCTGGTGTCGCTGAGCAACAAGCGACGCAGCGCACTGCTGGGATGGGTCGATTTGAACAGGATGTCCGGCTGCAGAACGGCGGCGCGTGAGAGGATTTCCTCGTGCCGGCGCTTGCCCCAGCGAACGTCCACCGCGATCTTGAGGCCTTCGGCGCCCAGATCCGCGACACGAGCGGTCAGCTCTTCGCGGCGCTGCAACAGCATGGCTTCACGGGCGTGGGTGAGCAGGCGGTTGTCGAGCAGGCCCGCTTCCAGGCTGGGGTGGTAGTCGACCTGCAGCAGATGCAGTTCTGCTCCGGTTTTGCGCGCCAGCGCAGCGGCGCGTTGCAGGGCGGGTTGTTGCTCGTGTTCCGGGTCGATGACGACCAGTAGTCGTTCGAATTTCATGGCAACGGCCTCGTCTGGGAGTCTGTCGATACATTACAGACCAGGCGGCGCGAGTGGGCTTTGATATGCGTCAGCGTATTGCCGGGTTCAGCGCCAGGTCGAGATGGCGGGCGGCCTTGGCGTTGAGTTCGCCATCGGGGAACTGCACGAGCAGGCGACGCAGGTAGGCGATGGCCTTGTCGCGGTTGGCCGCCGGGTTGTCTGGCGCCATGTGCATCAGCGCCAGTTGGTACAGCGCCTTTTCTTTGATGTCGGCCGGTACGTGTGGGTCGGCCAGGCCGAGCATGTAAAGCTGCTCGGCTTCGTCAACGCGGCCCTTGAGCACGGCGCGGCGCGATAGCAGGGTCATGTCCGGGTCGAGGCTGGGTTTGTACAGGTCGAGGTTCTGGCTGGGCTGCCAGTGTGCCAACAGCTCGCGCGAGGTCTTGTGGATCGGCTCGTCGCCGCGTTGGCGGATCGTGGCGATGCGCTCCTCGGCACGACTGGCGGCCTGGCTGGCCGGGAATTCGTTGAGCACCTTGTAGAAGTAGTTGAGCGCCTTGGGATCGTCGCGCTGTTCGTTGAAGCGATTCATGTAGATCAGGCCGATCTGATACAGGGCGATGGCGCGTACTTCGCCGCTCAGCTGGCGGTCGCGGTAGCCATCCAGATACAACGCTTCAGCCTTGTCGCTGTGGGCGTCACGGATGGCCAGGGCGCTGTAGGTCAGCAGATCGCCTTCTTCCTCGATGGCGGCGGTCATGCGCTTGGTCTTCAAGGCCTTGTACTCGACCACTTCGTTGGTAGTGAGTTGGGCGATGAACAGCGGTGTGGTCGGGGCGCAGGCGCTCACCAGGCTGGCAGCGATAACGAGGGGAAGCAGGCGAACGAGCGGCATGCGGGCTCCTTGGCCGGACGGGCCGATGCCGCGCAGTCTAGTCAGCGCCTCGGGCAGCGCCAAGGCGTGGGCAGCAAAACCCATCGGAGGTTTGTCGCTGTTCAGTTTTTCCCTGTGCTGTCGATACACTGCACATCGGAGGAATTGCCCATGCGTACCTTGATCATCCTAGCCGTGGCACTGACAGCCACGGGTTGTACCCGTGTATCGCTCGACCATCACCTGAACAATGCCTATCGCGCCTATGACGAGGGCGATTGCGCACGCGTCGCATTGGAGCTGTCGCAGGCCGAGCGTATGAGCCGCTCGCGAAATTATCTGCAGCCGGAAATTTCCCTGCTGCGTGGCCAGTGCCTGGAACGCGAGAACCTGTTCGTCGATGCGGCGCAGACCTATCAGTTCATCATCGCGCGCTACCCGGCCAGCGAATACGCCTACCGCGCTCGCGCCCGCCTGCAAACGCTGGAGCAACTGGGCCACCACAGCCCGATGCCGGCGGCCAAGGCCAGTCCTGCGGCGTTGTAAACCACCTGTCGTGCATCGTTTCTCCGCGCTGTACGGCGGTATAAGCTGGCGTGTGTCTTTCATGGAGGATGAACATGCGTCGCTTGTTGCTGATCGCCACGTTGTTGCCAGCCTTGGCGACGGCGGAGATTTATCGTTGGACGGATGAGCAGGGGCGGGTGCATTTCGGCCAGCGCCCCGTGGCTGGCGCCGAGCCTGTGGAGGTGAGGCCTCAGGTCGTCGAGCGCGACGAACATACACGCGAGCGTGAGGCACGCACTCAGCGCTTTCACGACGCGCGTCGTGAGGAGCAACAGCAAGCCGCGGCCACTGCAGCGGCGCAACGTGCGGAGCGAGCCTCGGAGTGCCAGGATTTGCGTCGACGTCTGGCGCAGATTCCCGAGGGCTTCAGTTACTACCGTACCGATGCCAATGGCGAGCGGATTTACTACAGTGATGAAGAGACCGACACCGCTCGTCGCCAGTTGCGCGAGCGAATAGCCCAACGCTGTACGTGAAGGTGGTTAAGCGGCCGTAGTAGGGCCATACTCAAGACCCTTTGTAGCGATTTGCCAGCATGCGCAGCCAACGCCGAATCGAACGCCACCAGTTGCCCTACTACCTGAAGGTGTTCAATCGCATCACCGACAAACCGATGGGCTTCATCGGTAATGTCTCGCTGGACGGCCTGATGCTGATCAGTCAGTTGCCGATGCTGGTGGGCGCGCGTTTCGATATGCGCCTGAAGATTCCCGGCCAGCAGGGCATGCATTTCATCGACTTCTCCGCCAATTGCCAGTGGTGCCGTGAAGACGTCACGCCCGGTAGCTACGACTCTGGCTTCGCTTTGCTAGCCCCGCCTGCCGACTACATCGAAATGATCGATGCCCTGCGTTATTACTTCAGCTTCCATGGTCTGCCGGCTTCTGCCTGAGAACCTGATCGTTCGCAGGGGGCGTATGCCGCCACTCTCAGTGCATCGCTGGCGCTCTTGCCAGGTTGCGCAAGCGCTGACTCAACTGCAGGCGTAGGCCTTCTTCTTCACAGAACAGCAGTGCGTGTTCGAGGTCGTAGCGCTCGCCTTGCGGGCAATCGAGCTTTTGGTAGACGTCCGCCCTGGCCAGGTGATCGAGCAGATTCGGTTGGCCGAGTTGCAGGGTGCGTTCGGCGTCCTTGAGCGCTGCCTCGAGGTTGTCCTGTTGCAGGTGAAGCAGGCGCAGGTTGCGCGACAGGCGCTGTAGCATGGTGTGAGCATCGGCCGTTTGCAGATGCACGGCGCTGAGTTCGGCACCCGGGCCCAACTGGCGGTAGAGCTGATCGCGGCAGTCGCGGGTATACAGGCGGCGTCCGCCACAGGGATCGAGCAGATGATCGGCGCCCGGTACACGCAGCATGAAATGCCCGGGGAAGTTCACGCCTTGCAGTGGAATGTCCAGGCGCTGTGCCAGTTCCAGTGCGATCAGGGCCAGGGGCAGCGGCTGGCCACGGCGGTGGCGCAGCACTTCGTGGATCAGTGCATGACGTGGGCGTGTGACGCCTTCATCGTTCTCCTGGAAATCGAGTTCGGCGAGCCGGCGTAGCAGTGGCTGAGCCAGTTCGCGGGCAGGCAGGGCGGGCAACCCGGCACTGACCTGCAGCTGCAGACTGTGCAGATCACTCAGCACATGTGCGGGCTGAAGCTGGTTGTCGTGTTCGGCCGCTATCCACAGTGCCGCCTCTAACAGAGCAGGTGGATCACGTTGCAGGCACTCTAAGCAGGCTTGGCGTGGACTCATCGCATTCTCCGCTGACTTCTGCTTTTGTAGCCGCTGGCGAGGCTGTCGTCCAGCGAGGCTCTCCTATACTGAGCCCAGACGTCCAACCGGGAGCTCAGCATGTTCAGCATGATGGAAGCCGCCCGCCTCGAGGCCCTGCACTTGGCCGAGGATCCGGCCAGCGGTCTCAAGGCCGTTATCGCCATTCACAACACCCGCTTCGGGCCGGCACTTGGCGGTTGCCGTTACCTGGCCTATCCGGATGAACAGAGCGCCATCGCCGATGCCATACGCCTGGCTCAGGGCATGAGTTACAAGGCGGCGCTGGCTGGTATCGATCACGGTGGTGGCAAGGCGGTGATCATCCGGCCTGCGCATGTAAAAAGTCGCGCGGCGCTTTTCGAGGCCTTCGGGCGTTTCATCGAAACCTTGAATGGGCGCTATATCACTGCCGTCGACAGCGGTACCTCCAGTGCCGATATGGACTGCATCGCTCAATACACCAACCATGCAACCAGCACCTTCAGCGAAGGCGACCCGTCACCTCATACCGCGCTGGGGGTATTCGCCGGGATTCGTGCAACGGCACAGGCGCGTCTGGGTAGCGATGATCTGGAAGGGCTGCGCGTTGCCGTGCAGGGGCTGGGCAATGTTGGTTTCGCCTTGGCCGAAGCTCTGCATGCAGCCGGCGCCGAATTGCTGGTCAGTGATCTCGATGCTGGTCGTGTGCAACTGGCCGTCGAGCAATTGGGCGCGCACCCGATTGCCAGTGAGGCCTTGCTCAGCACCCCTTGCGACATTCTTGCCCCCTGCGGCCTTGGTGGTGTGTTGAATGCGCAGACGGTCGCCCATCTGCGTTGTGCGGCGGTGGCGGGCGCTGCCAATAACCAGCTGGCCAGTGCCGGGATTGCCGACCAACTGGAGTCACGCGGCATCCTCTACGCGCCGGATTACGTGCTCAATGCTGGAGGGCTGATCTACGTGGCGTTGCGTCATCGCTGCGAGGAAATCACGGCGATTACCGCCCATCTGGCGCAAATCAGCCGGCGTTTGACCGAGATCTACGCCTATGCCCAGGCTGAAAAACGTTCGCCCGCGCGAGTCGCCGACCATTTGGCCGAGCGACTGCTCTATGGCGCCTAGCGACAGCGCGTTTACGTGGGTTTCGGGGCGAAACGGAAGACCAGTGCCAGACCCAGCAGGATTGCCAGCATGCCGAGTAATGCCGCGGATGACAGCTGATTACCCAGCAGCAGGTAATCGAGCAGTGCGGTAGTCATCGGTACCAGATAGAACAGACTGGTGACATTGACCAGGTTGCCGGTCTGGATCAGCCGGTACAGCAGCAATTGTGCGCCGACCGAGATCACCAGCCCCATCCACACCAGCGGCATGATCAGCCCGAGATCGTATTGCACGTGCCACTCCTGGCTGGGCAGCAGGAGCAGGCTGCCCAGCAGGCAGAGGCCGTACTGCAGAGGCAACGCCTGCATGGGCGTCTGTTGCACGTTTTTCTGAGCGATGCTGCCGCAGGTGATGCCGACCAGGGCGCCGAGGGCATACAGGACACCGGAGGTCGACACCGCGCTTTGCAGCAGGCTGTCGGCGACAATCATCGCCAGACCGGCCAGAGCCGTTAGCAGCCCCAGCAAGCGCAGAGGGGAGGCGCGCCGCTCCAGCAGCATCAGGGTCAGAATGGGTTGCACGCCCAGAACCGTTGCAAGCACACCGGGCGTGATGCCTTCGGCCAGTGCCAGCAGGTAGCAAAAGCTGTAGCCACCGATCATCAGCAGGCCGGCTTTGGCGGTTGGCCAGCGCAAACCGCGCTTGGGCAGCCAGACGCCTGAATATCCTGCGATCAGTCCCAGGGCGGCGAAGGCGAGGGCGAAACGCAGGACGAGGAACGCGAAGGGGGACGCATGATCCAGGCCTATGCGGGCGAAGATTGCCCCGCCAGACCAGAGCAATACGAATAGCGCCGTTGCGCCATGGTGGGACAGAGAAAAAGAATGGAAACGCATGATGGAACACCTGTCGAAAATCCGCATGAGCTCCGCACGCGCACATAAACGCGTCTCGGCAAGGCCGATGGCAAACGGAGCAGGAAGGTGCGGGGCGCGTGCCCGCTTAGACGGAGGCCGGCGGTGGTGGGTAGCCGGCGCGACAGACAGGTGGTGGCGCACAGCCGTCGACAGCAACGCGATAAGCGGCGCTGGCGAAGTCATTGAGGCGATGCGCGAAAAGAATCATCTGAAGAGGTTCGAACTATACGCAGAAGACCGAAGGCTAGCGTGCCGAGTCGACACGGTCAATCGCTGTCGAGTTCACCCTGATAGCACACGGGAGAACTGGGGGAAGACTGCCGTTGCAGCTCGTCTTCGAGAAATTCCGCCAGCACCTGAGCGTTGTTGTGCTGTTCGTCACGTGATGCATAGAGCAGCGTCAGCATGCCTTGAGAGGCCCAGTGCAGCAGTGCTTGCCAGTACTCGGGATGGCCGCTGAGCTCCTGACGATAGGCATCGCGGAAGGTGTCGAAGGCTTCGAGCCGGTGACCGAATGCCTTGCGCAACGAGGTCGAGGGTGCCACATCGGGTAGCCAGTCATGCAGTTCGAGTGCGTTCCTGGCGATGCCGCGTGGCCACAGGCGGTCGACCAGCACGCGGTGTCCATCGCTCGCCTCGGCCTCCAGATAAACCCGTTTGCATCGAATCATGGAACTGACTCCTTGCCCTGCGGCAACGCTGCACTTGGCGGTAAAACCCGGCT
It encodes:
- a CDS encoding PilZ domain-containing protein produces the protein MRSQRRIERHQLPYYLKVFNRITDKPMGFIGNVSLDGLMLISQLPMLVGARFDMRLKIPGQQGMHFIDFSANCQWCREDVTPGSYDSGFALLAPPADYIEMIDALRYYFSFHGLPASA
- a CDS encoding DUF488 domain-containing protein, translated to MIRCKRVYLEAEASDGHRVLVDRLWPRGIARNALELHDWLPDVAPSTSLRKAFGHRLEAFDTFRDAYRQELSGHPEYWQALLHWASQGMLTLLYASRDEQHNNAQVLAEFLEDELQRQSSPSSPVCYQGELDSD
- a CDS encoding tetratricopeptide repeat protein, translated to MPLVRLLPLVIAASLVSACAPTTPLFIAQLTTNEVVEYKALKTKRMTAAIEEEGDLLTYSALAIRDAHSDKAEALYLDGYRDRQLSGEVRAIALYQIGLIYMNRFNEQRDDPKALNYFYKVLNEFPASQAASRAEERIATIRQRGDEPIHKTSRELLAHWQPSQNLDLYKPSLDPDMTLLSRRAVLKGRVDEAEQLYMLGLADPHVPADIKEKALYQLALMHMAPDNPAANRDKAIAYLRRLLVQFPDGELNAKAARHLDLALNPAIR
- a CDS encoding Leu/Phe/Val dehydrogenase encodes the protein MFSMMEAARLEALHLAEDPASGLKAVIAIHNTRFGPALGGCRYLAYPDEQSAIADAIRLAQGMSYKAALAGIDHGGGKAVIIRPAHVKSRAALFEAFGRFIETLNGRYITAVDSGTSSADMDCIAQYTNHATSTFSEGDPSPHTALGVFAGIRATAQARLGSDDLEGLRVAVQGLGNVGFALAEALHAAGAELLVSDLDAGRVQLAVEQLGAHPIASEALLSTPCDILAPCGLGGVLNAQTVAHLRCAAVAGAANNQLASAGIADQLESRGILYAPDYVLNAGGLIYVALRHRCEEITAITAHLAQISRRLTEIYAYAQAEKRSPARVADHLAERLLYGA
- a CDS encoding DMT family transporter — encoded protein: MRFHSFSLSHHGATALFVLLWSGGAIFARIGLDHASPFAFLVLRFALAFAALGLIAGYSGVWLPKRGLRWPTAKAGLLMIGGYSFCYLLALAEGITPGVLATVLGVQPILTLMLLERRASPLRLLGLLTALAGLAMIVADSLLQSAVSTSGVLYALGALVGITCGSIAQKNVQQTPMQALPLQYGLCLLGSLLLLPSQEWHVQYDLGLIMPLVWMGLVISVGAQLLLYRLIQTGNLVNVTSLFYLVPMTTALLDYLLLGNQLSSAALLGMLAILLGLALVFRFAPKPT
- a CDS encoding DUF4124 domain-containing protein — translated: MRRLLLIATLLPALATAEIYRWTDEQGRVHFGQRPVAGAEPVEVRPQVVERDEHTREREARTQRFHDARREEQQQAAATAAAQRAERASECQDLRRRLAQIPEGFSYYRTDANGERIYYSDEETDTARRQLRERIAQRCT
- a CDS encoding SirB1 family protein — its product is MSPRQACLECLQRDPPALLEAALWIAAEHDNQLQPAHVLSDLHSLQLQVSAGLPALPARELAQPLLRRLAELDFQENDEGVTRPRHALIHEVLRHRRGQPLPLALIALELAQRLDIPLQGVNFPGHFMLRVPGADHLLDPCGGRRLYTRDCRDQLYRQLGPGAELSAVHLQTADAHTMLQRLSRNLRLLHLQQDNLEAALKDAERTLQLGQPNLLDHLARADVYQKLDCPQGERYDLEHALLFCEEEGLRLQLSQRLRNLARAPAMH
- a CDS encoding tetratricopeptide repeat protein; protein product: MRTLIILAVALTATGCTRVSLDHHLNNAYRAYDEGDCARVALELSQAERMSRSRNYLQPEISLLRGQCLERENLFVDAAQTYQFIIARYPASEYAYRARARLQTLEQLGHHSPMPAAKASPAAL
- a CDS encoding universal stress protein — its product is MKFERLLVVIDPEHEQQPALQRAAALARKTGAELHLLQVDYHPSLEAGLLDNRLLTHAREAMLLQRREELTARVADLGAEGLKIAVDVRWGKRRHEEILSRAAVLQPDILFKSTHPSSALRRLLLSDTSWQLIRRSPVPVWLVHDAQWNGQRLCAALDPLHSADKPAALDHLLINTSQALQAQLGLQAEYLHAQAPLPPSLMFDAEVAQEYEDYVTTSAREHRQAFDALIAQHAIDKAQAHLLEGFAEEVIPRFVRKHNIDLLVMGAIARGHLENLLIGHTAERVLERVECDLLVIKPGGKE